A part of Amphiprion ocellaris isolate individual 3 ecotype Okinawa chromosome 16, ASM2253959v1, whole genome shotgun sequence genomic DNA contains:
- the znf365 gene encoding protein ZNF365 isoform X2 — protein MQQKLCSRGSGSFLLERNGQACGAVTDSAASCDLPFRCPRCGEQERFRSLASLRAHLEYRHSYRSPDVVTGGFSITGKLPDPLTAAIPWHDMSLPTRRGQQSAARPPHIRSLSDSRDSGYLPSYSSVRRRTQSVGVGTQAEEEEDDEEEAGTEDEDVADEEDEDDDGEGRGGSRTEEDVKMSNRKSDHHHINHHHLPFPSPASLGPPPDPDLDLDLDLDLVEQNSYSGLETAAASAAVRRQLASILRAADSTMQRRLAKVSTELAQTDTELLCERAHSQHLAQERQEVADRERSLSRQVDVAVMVIAALREQLNASENELERREREVLTIQKFLEAAARQETCGKVRIQRFIENLLRRIALAERLVEYYQVNGSPPQCNHYKHQHQTDNGPHKITKSRSAGGQLSSSGFLDNRTPSSSQFGGRHPSSKPGGDRDLEREHRERLAQSSRLFCRPEHRDDIWNHQRRRSTGYES, from the exons ATGCAGCAGAAGTTGTGTTCCAGAGGTTCCGGTTCTTTCCTCTTGGAGAGGAACGGTCAGGCCTGCGGTGCCGTTACCgactctgctgcttcctgcGACCTCCCGTTCCGCTGCCCTCGCTGTGGTGAGCAGGAACGTTTCCGCAGCCTGGCTTCCCTCCGCGCCCACCTGGAGTACCGACACTCGTACCGCTCGCCGGACGTCGTCACCGGCGGCTTCAGCATCACCGGCAAGCTGCCCGACCCGCTGACAGCGGCCATCCCCTGGCACGACATGAGCCTCCCGACCCGCAGGGGGCAGCAGAGCGCCGCCCGGCCGCCTCACATCCGTTCCCTCAGCGACAGCAGGGACAGCGGCTACCTGCCCTCCTACAGCTCCGTCAGGAGGCGAACCCAGAGCGTAGGGGTGGGGacgcaggctgaggaggaggaggacgatgaAGAGGAGGCGGGGACCGAGGATGAAGATGTGgcagatgaagaagatgaggaCGATGATGGTGAAGGGAGAGGTGGAAGCAGAACTGAAGAGGACGTGAAAATGTCCAACAGAAAGTCAGACCACCAccacatcaaccaccaccacctcccctTCCCTTCCCCGGCTTCCCTCGGACCCCCACCGGACCcagacctggacctggacctggacctggacttGGTCG AGCAGAACTCCTACTCTGGTCTGGAGACGGCGGCGGCTTCGGCTGCAGTGCGCCGGCAGCTGGCCAGCATCCTGCGGGCGGCCGACAGCACCATGCAGCGCCGCCTGGCTAAAGTTAGCACCGAGCTGGCCCAGACGGACACGGAGCTGCTGTGTGAGCGCGCTCACTCGCAGCATCTGGCCCAGGAGAGGCAGGAAGTGGCCGACAGGGAGCGGTCGCTGAGCCGGCAGGTGGACGTGGCCGTCATGGTGATCGCAGCACTGAGAGAGCAGCTCAACGCCTCGGAGAACGAGCTGGAGAGACGAGAGAG GGAGGTTTTAACCATCCAGAAGTTTCTGGAGGCGGCAGCTCGGCAGGAGACGTGCGGCAAAGTTCGAATCCAGCGCTTCATCGAGAACCTGCTGAGACGCATCGCTCTGGCCGAGAGGCTGGTGGAGTATTACCAGGTGAACGGCAGCCCGCCTCAGTGCAACCACTACAAG CACCAGCATCAAACGGATAATGGACCCcacaaaatcactaaaagcag GTCGGCAGGAGGTCAGCTCTCCTCCTCTGGTTTCCTCGACAACAGAACTCCGTCCTCCTCCCAGTTCGGTGGCCGTCATCCGTCCTCCAAACCGGGTGGCGACCGGGACCTGGAGCGGGAGCACCGGGAGCGCCTGGCCCAGTCGTCCAGGCTGTTCTGCCGGCCCGAGCACAGAGACGACATCTGGAACCACCAGCGGCGCCGGTCCACGGGGTATGAAAGCTAG
- the znf365 gene encoding protein ZNF365 isoform X1, which produces MQQKLCSRGSGSFLLERNGQACGAVTDSAASCDLPFRCPRCGEQERFRSLASLRAHLEYRHSYRSPDVVTGGFSITGKLPDPLTAAIPWHDMSLPTRRGQQSAARPPHIRSLSDSRDSGYLPSYSSVRRRTQSVGVGTQAEEEEDDEEEAGTEDEDVADEEDEDDDGEGRGGSRTEEDVKMSNRKSDHHHINHHHLPFPSPASLGPPPDPDLDLDLDLDLVEQNSYSGLETAAASAAVRRQLASILRAADSTMQRRLAKVSTELAQTDTELLCERAHSQHLAQERQEVADRERSLSRQVDVAVMVIAALREQLNASENELERREREVLTIQKFLEAAARQETCGKVRIQRFIENLLRRIALAERLVEYYQVNGSPPQCNHYKQHQHQTDNGPHKITKSRSAGGQLSSSGFLDNRTPSSSQFGGRHPSSKPGGDRDLEREHRERLAQSSRLFCRPEHRDDIWNHQRRRSTGYES; this is translated from the exons ATGCAGCAGAAGTTGTGTTCCAGAGGTTCCGGTTCTTTCCTCTTGGAGAGGAACGGTCAGGCCTGCGGTGCCGTTACCgactctgctgcttcctgcGACCTCCCGTTCCGCTGCCCTCGCTGTGGTGAGCAGGAACGTTTCCGCAGCCTGGCTTCCCTCCGCGCCCACCTGGAGTACCGACACTCGTACCGCTCGCCGGACGTCGTCACCGGCGGCTTCAGCATCACCGGCAAGCTGCCCGACCCGCTGACAGCGGCCATCCCCTGGCACGACATGAGCCTCCCGACCCGCAGGGGGCAGCAGAGCGCCGCCCGGCCGCCTCACATCCGTTCCCTCAGCGACAGCAGGGACAGCGGCTACCTGCCCTCCTACAGCTCCGTCAGGAGGCGAACCCAGAGCGTAGGGGTGGGGacgcaggctgaggaggaggaggacgatgaAGAGGAGGCGGGGACCGAGGATGAAGATGTGgcagatgaagaagatgaggaCGATGATGGTGAAGGGAGAGGTGGAAGCAGAACTGAAGAGGACGTGAAAATGTCCAACAGAAAGTCAGACCACCAccacatcaaccaccaccacctcccctTCCCTTCCCCGGCTTCCCTCGGACCCCCACCGGACCcagacctggacctggacctggacctggacttGGTCG AGCAGAACTCCTACTCTGGTCTGGAGACGGCGGCGGCTTCGGCTGCAGTGCGCCGGCAGCTGGCCAGCATCCTGCGGGCGGCCGACAGCACCATGCAGCGCCGCCTGGCTAAAGTTAGCACCGAGCTGGCCCAGACGGACACGGAGCTGCTGTGTGAGCGCGCTCACTCGCAGCATCTGGCCCAGGAGAGGCAGGAAGTGGCCGACAGGGAGCGGTCGCTGAGCCGGCAGGTGGACGTGGCCGTCATGGTGATCGCAGCACTGAGAGAGCAGCTCAACGCCTCGGAGAACGAGCTGGAGAGACGAGAGAG GGAGGTTTTAACCATCCAGAAGTTTCTGGAGGCGGCAGCTCGGCAGGAGACGTGCGGCAAAGTTCGAATCCAGCGCTTCATCGAGAACCTGCTGAGACGCATCGCTCTGGCCGAGAGGCTGGTGGAGTATTACCAGGTGAACGGCAGCCCGCCTCAGTGCAACCACTACAAG CAGCACCAGCATCAAACGGATAATGGACCCcacaaaatcactaaaagcag GTCGGCAGGAGGTCAGCTCTCCTCCTCTGGTTTCCTCGACAACAGAACTCCGTCCTCCTCCCAGTTCGGTGGCCGTCATCCGTCCTCCAAACCGGGTGGCGACCGGGACCTGGAGCGGGAGCACCGGGAGCGCCTGGCCCAGTCGTCCAGGCTGTTCTGCCGGCCCGAGCACAGAGACGACATCTGGAACCACCAGCGGCGCCGGTCCACGGGGTATGAAAGCTAG